In the Solanum pennellii chromosome 5, SPENNV200 genome, one interval contains:
- the LOC107019208 gene encoding ethylene-responsive transcription factor ERF117-like, translating to MNSQEITSKKNCARSYPVGVRLRKNDKFGAEIRHPIKKKNIWLGTFGSVDEASARYKSKKREFEELILAKRSKSDQISEKSDKKTCSDDGSKKNSSMGVTENSYPPKGVEEKITEEIGRETDEELFKGTWVKVSDGREVKVSHKLEVPVVDNYGYLVGEFSAIDDLSTDK from the coding sequence ATGAATTCTCAAGAAATAACATCAAAAAAGAATTGTGCTAGATCGTATCCCGTTGGTGTTCGACtgagaaaaaatgataaatttggaGCTGAAATCAGACATccaatcaaaaagaaaaacatttggTTGGGTACTTTTGGCAGTGTTGATGAAGCTTCTGCAAGATACAAGTCCAAGAAGCGCGAATTTGAAGAATTGATCCTAGCTAAAAGATCAAAAAGTGATCAGATTTCTGAAAAATCTGACAAAAAGACTTGTTCAGATGATggatctaaaaaaaattcatcaatggGTGTTACTGAAAACTCGTATCCACCAAAGGGAGTTGAGGAAAAAATCACTGAAGAAATTGGGAGAGAAACAGATGAAGAACTATTTAAGGGGACCTGGGTAAAAGTTTCAGACGGCAGGGAAGTGAAAGTTTCACATAAGTTAGAGGTTCCAGTTGTTGATAACTATGGATATTTGGTTGGTGAATTTAGTGCTATAGATGATCTTAGCACAGATAAGTAA